One window from the genome of Garra rufa chromosome 1, GarRuf1.0, whole genome shotgun sequence encodes:
- the slc16a6b gene encoding solute carrier family 16 member 6b encodes MTGKMSALKGCMSPNVYAEVPDGGWGWLVAAAFFFVEVFTYGIIKIFGIFLQDLMTDFNETNSRVSWVVSICVFVMAFTAPLSTVMSNRFGYRPVVMLGGLLISLGTITTAFTNSIIEMYFTMGIVAGLGYCLTFLPTVTILSQYFSKRRSLVTSIASTGECFSLVALAPAMNALKEQIGWRKCLIVIGVMQASVIVCGALLKPIVIKPKPAAPEGSTAPLKEPESKYDLENEITCTSIGSVDSGVQSVTSSQINLSEGQESTEKEKKALKEKEEEEQPALPETPLKRDQEDSNVSRPKLLDFSVLRDASFKCYALFGLFATLGFFAPQLYIIELSVSRGVSRDSATYMLSAMAVAEIAGRLSMGWVLNRRPISKIYILLICTVLLCPVLVIFTFVSEFWGLMSCSCFYGFLLGTVASSHIPMLAEDDVIGIQRMSSAVGVYVCIQSFAGLAGPPLGGFLVDRTDNYGSAFYSCAAGMGVGALFLGLVRPAKSGLCLRRRRKDQQTTDRDSSSQGSDDGPADFVEMDMEIDSSPAKSKPWPV; translated from the exons ATGACAGGAAAAATGTCAGCCCTGAAGGGCTGCATGAGCCCCAATGTGTACGCTGAGGTGCCAGATGGAGGCTGGGGCTGGCTGGTGGCTGCCGCCTTCTTCTTCGTGGAGGTTTTCACCTATGGCATCATCAAGATTTTTGGGATCTTCCTGCAGGACCTCATGACAGACTTTAATGAAACCAACAGCAGAGTGTCTTGGGTCGTCTCCATCTGTGTGTTTGTCATGGCCTTCACAG CTCCTCTTTCCACGGTGATGAGCAACCGCTTTGGCTATCGGCCTGTTGTCATGCTCGGTGGACTCCTGATCAGCCTGGGTACAATAACAACAGCTTTTACTAACTCCATCATTGAGATGTACTTCACCATGGGAATTGTTGCAG GCCTGGGCTACTGCCTCACCTTCCTGCCTACAGTCACCATCCTGTCGCAGTACTTCAGTAAACGCAGATCCCTCGTCACATCCATAGCCTCCACAGGAGAATGCTTCTCTCTGGTAGCACTTGCACCAG CTATGAATGCGCTGAAGGAGCAGATTGGCTGGCGTAAATGCTTGATTGTGATTGGGGTTATGCAGGCCTCAGTTATTGTCTGTGGGGCTCTGCTAAAGCCAATAGTCATTAAACCCAAACCCGCCGCCCCAGAGGGTTCCACAGCCCCGCTTAAAGAACCTGAATCCAAATATGACCTGGAGAATGAAATCACATGTACCTCTATCGGCTCTGTGGACTCAGGGGTCCAGTCTGTCACCTCCTCCCAGATCAACCTGTCTGAGGGACAGGAATCTACAGAAAAGGAGAAAAAAGCACTTAAGGAAAAGGAGGAAGAAGAGCAACCAGCGCTACCTGAGACCCCACTCAAACGGGATCAAGAAGACTCGAACGTCTCTAGACCCAAGTTGTTGGACTTCTCCGTGCTTAGAGATGCCAGCTTCAAGTGCTACGCACTGTTTGGCCTGTTCGCCACTCTGGGCTTCTTCGCTCCGCAGCTCTACATTATTGAGCTGAGCGTGAGTCGAGGAGTGTCACGTGACAGTGCCACCTATATGCTTTCAGCCATGGCTGTGGCTGAGATTGCAGGTCGTCTGTCCATGGGTTGGGTCCTTAATCGCAGACCCATCAGCAAGATCTACATTCTGCTGATTTGCACAGTGCTGCTGTGTCCAGTGTTGGTCATCTTCACCTTCGTCAGTGAGTTCTGGGGGCTCATGTCTTGCTCCTGTTTCTATGGCTTCCTACTGGGCACCGTGGCCTCCAGTCACATCCCAATGCTGGCTGAAGATGACGTGATTGGCATTCAGAGAATGTCATCGGCTGTTGGTGTCTATGTGTGCATTCAGAGCTTCGCGGGACTGGCTGGTCCACCTCTAGGAG GTTTTCTGGTAGACAGGACTGACAATTACGGATCAGCTTTTTACTCCTGCGCGGCTGGGATGGGAGTCGGGGCTCTGTTTCTTGGATTGGTGCGTCCAGCCAAATCCGGCCTTTGCCTTCGGAGA